A single region of the Oleispira antarctica RB-8 genome encodes:
- a CDS encoding Transcriptional regulator, AraC family: MPNKTLSQHHASDTGSHSTITAYSTIAAWAIAISWALKAQELNADEIFATAGLTLSDFEQKPSSRIPIEHMTQLWEASITATSNPAFGLSVTEHVHAVHLKALGMLIVSCESLAQALDKIVSYHALVSDSVQLDLHHSADKVGFSIRAVEGVNISPAAYDAFFSVIVKFCRNMMGNDELVARLDLIRHKPNSLKPWLKFFGREVYFNQDDNCLWLYRSFLEKNSLHFDEKVQQMNENAVQDYLQDMNANTWVDKCRKHLIIGLNEEAPSLTKVAGKLNVSERTLARHLRAEGVSFSEILQQKKQDLACYYLLETDENITGVALNLGFQDVSNFNRAFQRWYNMTPSDFRNKRIK, translated from the coding sequence GTGCCTAATAAAACCCTAAGTCAACATCATGCCTCAGATACAGGCTCTCATTCAACTATTACGGCATATTCAACCATAGCTGCGTGGGCGATTGCTATTAGTTGGGCGTTGAAAGCTCAAGAGCTAAATGCTGATGAGATTTTTGCTACTGCAGGATTAACCTTGAGTGATTTTGAGCAAAAACCTTCTAGTCGTATTCCGATCGAACATATGACTCAGCTATGGGAAGCATCAATAACAGCAACTTCGAATCCAGCCTTTGGCTTAAGTGTTACTGAACATGTACACGCAGTGCACCTTAAAGCTCTTGGCATGTTAATCGTGAGCTGCGAGAGCCTAGCGCAGGCACTTGATAAAATAGTCTCTTATCACGCTCTGGTGAGTGATTCTGTTCAACTGGATTTGCATCATTCTGCCGACAAAGTGGGTTTTAGTATTAGAGCGGTAGAAGGCGTGAATATCAGCCCTGCGGCGTATGATGCTTTTTTCTCTGTCATCGTGAAATTCTGCCGTAATATGATGGGTAACGATGAGTTAGTCGCGAGACTAGACCTGATTCGTCATAAACCAAATTCTTTAAAGCCTTGGTTGAAATTTTTTGGTCGTGAGGTTTATTTCAATCAAGATGATAACTGTTTATGGTTATACCGTTCATTTTTAGAAAAGAATTCTTTGCATTTCGACGAAAAAGTGCAGCAAATGAATGAGAATGCAGTGCAAGACTATCTGCAAGATATGAATGCGAATACCTGGGTCGACAAGTGTAGAAAGCATTTAATCATCGGTTTAAATGAAGAAGCCCCAAGCCTTACCAAAGTTGCAGGAAAGTTGAACGTTTCAGAGCGTACTCTCGCGAGGCACCTCAGAGCAGAAGGGGTAAGCTTTAGTGAGATATTACAGCAAAAGAAACAAGACCTTGCTTGTTATTACTTATTGGAAACCGATGAGAATATTACCGGTGTAGCTTTAAATCTAGGGTTTCAGGATGTTAGTAACTTTAATCGAGCTTTTCAACGCTGGTATAATATGACACCCTCCGATTTTCGTAATAAACGTATTAAATAA